A DNA window from Hemibagrus wyckioides isolate EC202008001 linkage group LG11, SWU_Hwy_1.0, whole genome shotgun sequence contains the following coding sequences:
- the rab11fip4b gene encoding rab11 family-interacting protein 4B isoform X5, which translates to MALECEEWTHTDHVDAVTHTLREVMSVSVKELYDDEEARESDRDSAIESAAGSELSDSGKGGDKEEGLRMFLPRQNATHTPQKVRQVSGDHEVFCSNCCKKVTQLNELETRLKNLKTHSPNKKISSTAFGRQLLYHSNLSSRNGSTEDLFREGSIDYCDTDIADKVSQLEKKLYELENESLMNTDVQSKLKQENTNLVHRVHELEEQLKEQEARAEQIMESELRRHRDAFNKLERDKKTEIEILNNRVQQLEVENTEMLASVNRLKMQTEKLDEEKQRMTDKLEDTSLRLKDEMDLYRKMMDKLRQNRNDYQREREAMQELIEELRRELEHLQLYKLEAERLGRIRRSSISLSDYSTRTRESDLEQEMKRLKQRCVLQDIPPDLQQRACVSTWLYAENQRLREQNEELNGQIISLSLHEAKNLISTQTKAQSLAAEIENASRDQLMEALKEQEEINIRLRQYMDKIILSILDHNPSILEIKY; encoded by the exons ctCAGGGAGGTCATGTCAGTGTCCGTGAAGGAGCTGTACGATGATGAAGAAGCTCGGGAGTCGGACCGAGACAGCGCCATCGAGAGCGCCGCCGGATCTGAGCTCTCGGATAGTGGAAAAGGAGGAGACAAGGAGGAAGGACTCCGAATGTTCTTACCTCGGCAGAA tgccACTCACACACCCCAGAAGGTGAGACAGGTGAGCGGGGATCATGAAGTGTTTTGCTCAAACTGCTGCAAAAAAGTCACTCAGCTCAATGAGCTTGAGACTCGGCTCAAGAACCTCAAAACACacag ccCTAACAAGAAAATTTCCAGTACAGCATTTGGCAG gcaGCTGCTCTACCACAGTAATCTCAGCAGTAGGAACGGCAGCACAGAAGACCTGTTCAGAGAAGGCAGCATTGATTATTGTGACACTGACATCGCtgacaag GTGAGTCAGTTAGAGAAGAAGCTGTATGAGCTGGAGAATGAGAGTCTGATGAACACTGATGTGCAGTCCAAACTCAAGCAGGAGAACACAAACCTAGTgcacag ggtACACGAGCTGGAGGAGCAGCTGAAGGAACAGGAGGCGCGAGCTGAGCAGATCATGGAAAGCGAGCTGAGGAGACACCGAGACGCCTTCAACAAACTGGAACGAGACAAGAAGACAGAGATCGAGATACTCAATAAccg GGTGCAGCAGTTGGAGGTGGAGAACACAGAGATGTTGGCCAGTGTGAACAGACTGAAAATGCAGACGGAGAAGcttgatgag GAGAAGCAGCGGATGACGGATAAGCTGGAGGACACCAGTCTCCGTCTGAAAGATGAAATGGATTTGTACAGGAAGATGATGGACAAACTGAGACAGAACCGGAACGACTaccagagggagagagaagccATGCAGGAG CTGATTGAGGAACTCCGGCGAGAACTTGAGCACTTGCAGCTCTACAAGCTGGAGGCGGAGCGTCTGGGGCGGATCCGAAGGTCATCGATCAGCCTATCAGATTACAGCACACGGACTCGCGAGAGCGACCTGGAACAGGAAATGAAGCGTCTCAAACAG cgctGTGTTTTGCAGGACATTCCTCCTGACCTCCAGCAGCGAGCATGTGTTAGCACATGGCTCTATGCG GAGAACCAGAGACTCCGTGAACAAAACGAAGAGCTCAATGGGCAGATCATCAGTCTGAGTCTCCACGAAGCCAAGAACCTGATCTCCACTCAGACGAAAGCTCAGTCCCTGGCTGCGGAAATCGAAAACGCTTCACGTGACCAG TTAATGGAAGCCCTgaaggagcaggaggagatCAACATCCGTCTCAGGCAGTACATGGACAAGATTATATTATCCATCCTCGACCACAACCCCTCCATCTTGGAGATTAAGTACTAA
- the rab11fip4b gene encoding rab11 family-interacting protein 4B isoform X1: MALECEEWTHTDHVDAVTHTLREVMSVSVKELYDDEEARESDRDSAIESAAGSELSDSGKGGDKEEGLRMFLPRQKSGEQSLNPSVTSDLSTRSLNEEQFEDYGEGDDVDYSPISPEDETHTNGFSDLGSSVPSSATHTPQKVRQVSGDHEVFCSNCCKKVTQLNELETRLKNLKTHSPNKKISSTAFGRQLLYHSNLSSRNGSTEDLFREGSIDYCDTDIADKVSQLEKKLYELENESLMNTDVQSKLKQENTNLVHRVHELEEQLKEQEARAEQIMESELRRHRDAFNKLERDKKTEIEILNNRVQQLEVENTEMLASVNRLKMQTEKLDEEKQRMTDKLEDTSLRLKDEMDLYRKMMDKLRQNRNDYQREREAMQELIEELRRELEHLQLYKLEAERLGRIRRSSISLSDYSTRTRESDLEQEMKRLKQRCVLQDIPPDLQQRACVSTWLYAENQRLREQNEELNGQIISLSLHEAKNLISTQTKAQSLAAEIENASRDQLMEALKEQEEINIRLRQYMDKIILSILDHNPSILEIKY, from the exons ctCAGGGAGGTCATGTCAGTGTCCGTGAAGGAGCTGTACGATGATGAAGAAGCTCGGGAGTCGGACCGAGACAGCGCCATCGAGAGCGCCGCCGGATCTGAGCTCTCGGATAGTGGAAAAGGAGGAGACAAGGAGGAAGGACTCCGAATGTTCTTACCTCGGCAGAA GAGCGGAGAGCAGAGCCTGAACCCCTccgtgacctctgacctttcgACACGCTCGCTGAACGAGGAGCAGTTTGAGGATTATGGAGAAGGCGACGATGTTGACTACAGTCCCATCAGCCCTGAGGATGAGACGCACACTAATGGGTTCTCCGACCTCGGGTCCTCTGTAccttccag tgccACTCACACACCCCAGAAGGTGAGACAGGTGAGCGGGGATCATGAAGTGTTTTGCTCAAACTGCTGCAAAAAAGTCACTCAGCTCAATGAGCTTGAGACTCGGCTCAAGAACCTCAAAACACacag ccCTAACAAGAAAATTTCCAGTACAGCATTTGGCAG gcaGCTGCTCTACCACAGTAATCTCAGCAGTAGGAACGGCAGCACAGAAGACCTGTTCAGAGAAGGCAGCATTGATTATTGTGACACTGACATCGCtgacaag GTGAGTCAGTTAGAGAAGAAGCTGTATGAGCTGGAGAATGAGAGTCTGATGAACACTGATGTGCAGTCCAAACTCAAGCAGGAGAACACAAACCTAGTgcacag ggtACACGAGCTGGAGGAGCAGCTGAAGGAACAGGAGGCGCGAGCTGAGCAGATCATGGAAAGCGAGCTGAGGAGACACCGAGACGCCTTCAACAAACTGGAACGAGACAAGAAGACAGAGATCGAGATACTCAATAAccg GGTGCAGCAGTTGGAGGTGGAGAACACAGAGATGTTGGCCAGTGTGAACAGACTGAAAATGCAGACGGAGAAGcttgatgag GAGAAGCAGCGGATGACGGATAAGCTGGAGGACACCAGTCTCCGTCTGAAAGATGAAATGGATTTGTACAGGAAGATGATGGACAAACTGAGACAGAACCGGAACGACTaccagagggagagagaagccATGCAGGAG CTGATTGAGGAACTCCGGCGAGAACTTGAGCACTTGCAGCTCTACAAGCTGGAGGCGGAGCGTCTGGGGCGGATCCGAAGGTCATCGATCAGCCTATCAGATTACAGCACACGGACTCGCGAGAGCGACCTGGAACAGGAAATGAAGCGTCTCAAACAG cgctGTGTTTTGCAGGACATTCCTCCTGACCTCCAGCAGCGAGCATGTGTTAGCACATGGCTCTATGCG GAGAACCAGAGACTCCGTGAACAAAACGAAGAGCTCAATGGGCAGATCATCAGTCTGAGTCTCCACGAAGCCAAGAACCTGATCTCCACTCAGACGAAAGCTCAGTCCCTGGCTGCGGAAATCGAAAACGCTTCACGTGACCAG TTAATGGAAGCCCTgaaggagcaggaggagatCAACATCCGTCTCAGGCAGTACATGGACAAGATTATATTATCCATCCTCGACCACAACCCCTCCATCTTGGAGATTAAGTACTAA
- the rab11fip4b gene encoding rab11 family-interacting protein 4B isoform X4: MSVSVKELYDDEEARESDRDSAIESAAGSELSDSGKGGDKEEGLRMFLPRQKSGEQSLNPSVTSDLSTRSLNEEQFEDYGEGDDVDYSPISPEDETHTNGFSDLGSSVPSSATHTPQKVRQVSGDHEVFCSNCCKKVTQLNELETRLKNLKTHSPNKKISSTAFGRQLLYHSNLSSRNGSTEDLFREGSIDYCDTDIADKVSQLEKKLYELENESLMNTDVQSKLKQENTNLVHRVHELEEQLKEQEARAEQIMESELRRHRDAFNKLERDKKTEIEILNNRVQQLEVENTEMLASVNRLKMQTEKLDEEKQRMTDKLEDTSLRLKDEMDLYRKMMDKLRQNRNDYQREREAMQELIEELRRELEHLQLYKLEAERLGRIRRSSISLSDYSTRTRESDLEQEMKRLKQRCVLQDIPPDLQQRACVSTWLYAENQRLREQNEELNGQIISLSLHEAKNLISTQTKAQSLAAEIENASRDQLMEALKEQEEINIRLRQYMDKIILSILDHNPSILEIKY; this comes from the exons ATGTCAGTGTCCGTGAAGGAGCTGTACGATGATGAAGAAGCTCGGGAGTCGGACCGAGACAGCGCCATCGAGAGCGCCGCCGGATCTGAGCTCTCGGATAGTGGAAAAGGAGGAGACAAGGAGGAAGGACTCCGAATGTTCTTACCTCGGCAGAA GAGCGGAGAGCAGAGCCTGAACCCCTccgtgacctctgacctttcgACACGCTCGCTGAACGAGGAGCAGTTTGAGGATTATGGAGAAGGCGACGATGTTGACTACAGTCCCATCAGCCCTGAGGATGAGACGCACACTAATGGGTTCTCCGACCTCGGGTCCTCTGTAccttccag tgccACTCACACACCCCAGAAGGTGAGACAGGTGAGCGGGGATCATGAAGTGTTTTGCTCAAACTGCTGCAAAAAAGTCACTCAGCTCAATGAGCTTGAGACTCGGCTCAAGAACCTCAAAACACacag ccCTAACAAGAAAATTTCCAGTACAGCATTTGGCAG gcaGCTGCTCTACCACAGTAATCTCAGCAGTAGGAACGGCAGCACAGAAGACCTGTTCAGAGAAGGCAGCATTGATTATTGTGACACTGACATCGCtgacaag GTGAGTCAGTTAGAGAAGAAGCTGTATGAGCTGGAGAATGAGAGTCTGATGAACACTGATGTGCAGTCCAAACTCAAGCAGGAGAACACAAACCTAGTgcacag ggtACACGAGCTGGAGGAGCAGCTGAAGGAACAGGAGGCGCGAGCTGAGCAGATCATGGAAAGCGAGCTGAGGAGACACCGAGACGCCTTCAACAAACTGGAACGAGACAAGAAGACAGAGATCGAGATACTCAATAAccg GGTGCAGCAGTTGGAGGTGGAGAACACAGAGATGTTGGCCAGTGTGAACAGACTGAAAATGCAGACGGAGAAGcttgatgag GAGAAGCAGCGGATGACGGATAAGCTGGAGGACACCAGTCTCCGTCTGAAAGATGAAATGGATTTGTACAGGAAGATGATGGACAAACTGAGACAGAACCGGAACGACTaccagagggagagagaagccATGCAGGAG CTGATTGAGGAACTCCGGCGAGAACTTGAGCACTTGCAGCTCTACAAGCTGGAGGCGGAGCGTCTGGGGCGGATCCGAAGGTCATCGATCAGCCTATCAGATTACAGCACACGGACTCGCGAGAGCGACCTGGAACAGGAAATGAAGCGTCTCAAACAG cgctGTGTTTTGCAGGACATTCCTCCTGACCTCCAGCAGCGAGCATGTGTTAGCACATGGCTCTATGCG GAGAACCAGAGACTCCGTGAACAAAACGAAGAGCTCAATGGGCAGATCATCAGTCTGAGTCTCCACGAAGCCAAGAACCTGATCTCCACTCAGACGAAAGCTCAGTCCCTGGCTGCGGAAATCGAAAACGCTTCACGTGACCAG TTAATGGAAGCCCTgaaggagcaggaggagatCAACATCCGTCTCAGGCAGTACATGGACAAGATTATATTATCCATCCTCGACCACAACCCCTCCATCTTGGAGATTAAGTACTAA
- the rab11fip4b gene encoding rab11 family-interacting protein 4B isoform X2 has product MLREVMSVSVKELYDDEEARESDRDSAIESAAGSELSDSGKGGDKEEGLRMFLPRQKSGEQSLNPSVTSDLSTRSLNEEQFEDYGEGDDVDYSPISPEDETHTNGFSDLGSSVPSSATHTPQKVRQVSGDHEVFCSNCCKKVTQLNELETRLKNLKTHSPNKKISSTAFGRQLLYHSNLSSRNGSTEDLFREGSIDYCDTDIADKVSQLEKKLYELENESLMNTDVQSKLKQENTNLVHRVHELEEQLKEQEARAEQIMESELRRHRDAFNKLERDKKTEIEILNNRVQQLEVENTEMLASVNRLKMQTEKLDEEKQRMTDKLEDTSLRLKDEMDLYRKMMDKLRQNRNDYQREREAMQELIEELRRELEHLQLYKLEAERLGRIRRSSISLSDYSTRTRESDLEQEMKRLKQRCVLQDIPPDLQQRACVSTWLYAENQRLREQNEELNGQIISLSLHEAKNLISTQTKAQSLAAEIENASRDQLMEALKEQEEINIRLRQYMDKIILSILDHNPSILEIKY; this is encoded by the exons ctCAGGGAGGTCATGTCAGTGTCCGTGAAGGAGCTGTACGATGATGAAGAAGCTCGGGAGTCGGACCGAGACAGCGCCATCGAGAGCGCCGCCGGATCTGAGCTCTCGGATAGTGGAAAAGGAGGAGACAAGGAGGAAGGACTCCGAATGTTCTTACCTCGGCAGAA GAGCGGAGAGCAGAGCCTGAACCCCTccgtgacctctgacctttcgACACGCTCGCTGAACGAGGAGCAGTTTGAGGATTATGGAGAAGGCGACGATGTTGACTACAGTCCCATCAGCCCTGAGGATGAGACGCACACTAATGGGTTCTCCGACCTCGGGTCCTCTGTAccttccag tgccACTCACACACCCCAGAAGGTGAGACAGGTGAGCGGGGATCATGAAGTGTTTTGCTCAAACTGCTGCAAAAAAGTCACTCAGCTCAATGAGCTTGAGACTCGGCTCAAGAACCTCAAAACACacag ccCTAACAAGAAAATTTCCAGTACAGCATTTGGCAG gcaGCTGCTCTACCACAGTAATCTCAGCAGTAGGAACGGCAGCACAGAAGACCTGTTCAGAGAAGGCAGCATTGATTATTGTGACACTGACATCGCtgacaag GTGAGTCAGTTAGAGAAGAAGCTGTATGAGCTGGAGAATGAGAGTCTGATGAACACTGATGTGCAGTCCAAACTCAAGCAGGAGAACACAAACCTAGTgcacag ggtACACGAGCTGGAGGAGCAGCTGAAGGAACAGGAGGCGCGAGCTGAGCAGATCATGGAAAGCGAGCTGAGGAGACACCGAGACGCCTTCAACAAACTGGAACGAGACAAGAAGACAGAGATCGAGATACTCAATAAccg GGTGCAGCAGTTGGAGGTGGAGAACACAGAGATGTTGGCCAGTGTGAACAGACTGAAAATGCAGACGGAGAAGcttgatgag GAGAAGCAGCGGATGACGGATAAGCTGGAGGACACCAGTCTCCGTCTGAAAGATGAAATGGATTTGTACAGGAAGATGATGGACAAACTGAGACAGAACCGGAACGACTaccagagggagagagaagccATGCAGGAG CTGATTGAGGAACTCCGGCGAGAACTTGAGCACTTGCAGCTCTACAAGCTGGAGGCGGAGCGTCTGGGGCGGATCCGAAGGTCATCGATCAGCCTATCAGATTACAGCACACGGACTCGCGAGAGCGACCTGGAACAGGAAATGAAGCGTCTCAAACAG cgctGTGTTTTGCAGGACATTCCTCCTGACCTCCAGCAGCGAGCATGTGTTAGCACATGGCTCTATGCG GAGAACCAGAGACTCCGTGAACAAAACGAAGAGCTCAATGGGCAGATCATCAGTCTGAGTCTCCACGAAGCCAAGAACCTGATCTCCACTCAGACGAAAGCTCAGTCCCTGGCTGCGGAAATCGAAAACGCTTCACGTGACCAG TTAATGGAAGCCCTgaaggagcaggaggagatCAACATCCGTCTCAGGCAGTACATGGACAAGATTATATTATCCATCCTCGACCACAACCCCTCCATCTTGGAGATTAAGTACTAA
- the rab11fip4b gene encoding rab11 family-interacting protein 4B isoform X3: MALECEEWTHTDHVDAVTHTLREVMSVSVKELYDDEEARESDRDSAIESAAGSELSDSGKGGDKEEGLRMFLPRQKSGEQSLNPSVTSDLSTRSLNEEQFEDYGEGDDVDYSPISPEDETHTNGFSDLGSSVPSSATHTPQKVRQVSGDHEVFCSNCCKKVTQLNELETRLKNLKTHSPNKKISSTAFGRQLLYHSNLSSRNGSTEDLFREGSIDYCDTDIADKVSQLEKKLYELENESLMNTDVQSKLKQENTNLVHRVHELEEQLKEQEARAEQIMESELRRHRDAFNKLERDKKTEIEILNNRVQQLEVENTEMLASVNRLKMQTEKLDEEKQRMTDKLEDTSLRLKDEMDLYRKMMDKLRQNRNDYQREREAMQELIEELRRELEHLQLYKLEAERLGRIRRSSISLSDYSTRTRESDLEQEMKRLKQENQRLREQNEELNGQIISLSLHEAKNLISTQTKAQSLAAEIENASRDQLMEALKEQEEINIRLRQYMDKIILSILDHNPSILEIKY; the protein is encoded by the exons ctCAGGGAGGTCATGTCAGTGTCCGTGAAGGAGCTGTACGATGATGAAGAAGCTCGGGAGTCGGACCGAGACAGCGCCATCGAGAGCGCCGCCGGATCTGAGCTCTCGGATAGTGGAAAAGGAGGAGACAAGGAGGAAGGACTCCGAATGTTCTTACCTCGGCAGAA GAGCGGAGAGCAGAGCCTGAACCCCTccgtgacctctgacctttcgACACGCTCGCTGAACGAGGAGCAGTTTGAGGATTATGGAGAAGGCGACGATGTTGACTACAGTCCCATCAGCCCTGAGGATGAGACGCACACTAATGGGTTCTCCGACCTCGGGTCCTCTGTAccttccag tgccACTCACACACCCCAGAAGGTGAGACAGGTGAGCGGGGATCATGAAGTGTTTTGCTCAAACTGCTGCAAAAAAGTCACTCAGCTCAATGAGCTTGAGACTCGGCTCAAGAACCTCAAAACACacag ccCTAACAAGAAAATTTCCAGTACAGCATTTGGCAG gcaGCTGCTCTACCACAGTAATCTCAGCAGTAGGAACGGCAGCACAGAAGACCTGTTCAGAGAAGGCAGCATTGATTATTGTGACACTGACATCGCtgacaag GTGAGTCAGTTAGAGAAGAAGCTGTATGAGCTGGAGAATGAGAGTCTGATGAACACTGATGTGCAGTCCAAACTCAAGCAGGAGAACACAAACCTAGTgcacag ggtACACGAGCTGGAGGAGCAGCTGAAGGAACAGGAGGCGCGAGCTGAGCAGATCATGGAAAGCGAGCTGAGGAGACACCGAGACGCCTTCAACAAACTGGAACGAGACAAGAAGACAGAGATCGAGATACTCAATAAccg GGTGCAGCAGTTGGAGGTGGAGAACACAGAGATGTTGGCCAGTGTGAACAGACTGAAAATGCAGACGGAGAAGcttgatgag GAGAAGCAGCGGATGACGGATAAGCTGGAGGACACCAGTCTCCGTCTGAAAGATGAAATGGATTTGTACAGGAAGATGATGGACAAACTGAGACAGAACCGGAACGACTaccagagggagagagaagccATGCAGGAG CTGATTGAGGAACTCCGGCGAGAACTTGAGCACTTGCAGCTCTACAAGCTGGAGGCGGAGCGTCTGGGGCGGATCCGAAGGTCATCGATCAGCCTATCAGATTACAGCACACGGACTCGCGAGAGCGACCTGGAACAGGAAATGAAGCGTCTCAAACAG GAGAACCAGAGACTCCGTGAACAAAACGAAGAGCTCAATGGGCAGATCATCAGTCTGAGTCTCCACGAAGCCAAGAACCTGATCTCCACTCAGACGAAAGCTCAGTCCCTGGCTGCGGAAATCGAAAACGCTTCACGTGACCAG TTAATGGAAGCCCTgaaggagcaggaggagatCAACATCCGTCTCAGGCAGTACATGGACAAGATTATATTATCCATCCTCGACCACAACCCCTCCATCTTGGAGATTAAGTACTAA